AGGGGGAGGATATCACGAGAAGTTCGGACACCGCATGATTCGGTGTCCGATTTTTTTATGGCGTGCCATCCCTGGCCGCCACCCTTACGGGCCGTTGCTGATACAACGTTAAAAATTTCTCCCAGAAATTTTTTAACATCAACGGCTTTCTGCTTGGTTACGCTGCCGAAAAAGACGACAGGTGATTAACGTAACAGCAGATAAATCGTTTCTTCGCCCCGGACGATATTCAGCGCCAGAACAGAAGGTTTTGCTTCCAGCAGCTTGCGCAACTGTGTGATGTTTTCAATACGCTCACGGTTTACGCCGATGATGATATCGCCTTTTTGCAGACCAACCTGCGCCGCAGGCGTGTCTTTGGCGACACTATCAATCTGTACGCCTTTGCTGCCGTCTTTCAGTTGGCCATTGGTCAGAGAAGCTCCCTGTAATGACGGCGAAAGCGTTTCGGCGCTGGTTGATGCCGATGAGCTGTTATCCAACACGACGGACACTTCCTGCGGTTTGCCATCGCGCAGCAGGCCGATTTTCACAGTCTTACCTGGTGCGGTGGTGCCAACTTTCGCCCGCAGTTCCGCAAAGCTGCTGATCGGTTTACCATCCAGCGTCGTCAACACGTCACCTGCTTTGATACCGGCTTTCGCGGCGGCAGATTTCGGTAAGACTTCGCTGACGAAGGCACCACGCTGTGCATCGACGTTGAAGGCTTTCGCCATCTCAGACGTCATTTCGCTGCCTTTAATACCCAGCAGCCCGCGTTTGACTTCGCCAAATTCAACCAGCTGCTGTGCCAGATTCTGAGCCATGTTGCTGGGGATAGCGAAACCGATGCCGATATTCCCGCCGCCCGGCGCCAGGATCGCGGTGTTAATACCGATCAGCTCACCGTTGAGGTTAACCAGCGCGCCGCCGGAGTTGCCGCGGTTGATGGAGGCATCGGTCTGGATGAAGTTTTCCAACCCTTCCAGATTCAGCCCGCTACGTCCCAGCGCGGAAATAATACCGGAGGTCGCGGTCTGACCAAGACCAAACGGGTTACCCACGGCAACGGCGAAATCGCCGACGCGGAGTTGGTCGGAATCAGCCATTTTCACAGCAACCAGATTCTTGGCGTCATTCAGCTGTAGCAGGGCGATATCGGTCTGCTCGTCGCGACCAATCAGTTTCGCTTCATATTCACGTCCGTCATTAAGCTGGACGCGAATTTTGTCGGCGTTATTGATCACGTGGTTATTGGTAAGCACGTAACCTTTTGCGGCATCAATAATGACGCCAGAGCCCAGCCCTTCAAACGGACGAGAGCTTTGTTTGTCCGACGGGAAGTTTGGACCAAAGAAGAACTTGAACTCTTCCGGTACGCGCTGACGCTGTACCTGTGTACCTTCAACATGCACGCTGACGACGGCTGGCAACACTTTTTCCAGCATCGGGGCCAGGCTTGGCGTCTGTTGCCCTTGTACCACGGCAGGCAGCGCAGCATGCGCTGCGGGAAGCGTGGACAGGGTCAAACCTATACTCATTGCCAGTGCACTAAATAATAATGATGTTTTTTTCATTGTTATTAACTCTCTCACGGCCTGCGGATGAATAAAACGATGATATATAAACTTAAAGACACGGTGAAGAGTCAGACTGGCGATCAATGTGTAAAGTTCACTGCTGTTTCGTCAACAGATTGTAACTATCGCTTTTATACAATGTGTTAGCAGAAAAGCAGTGTGTTAGCAGAAAAACAATGTGTTAGCAGAAAAACAGCGCGTTAGTGGGAATCCGGTGTTATCGAAAATACTGTGTCATCGAACGATAGCAGCCTGCTGTGCGTGTCTTAAACGTACAAGCGCTTTAAGCGTAGAACAAGAGAGAGGAAAACGTGAGGCCAGGAAGCCTCACGCTGAAGAAGGTGAAAGAATTATTTGCGAATCGGGCGTTCGCCACGCAGCAGACCTGATGCACCATCAGAGTAATCGCGCGGTGGCATGTTCACCGGTGCCTGATCGTTATCCGCTTCTGATTCGGTCAGACGATATTTAAACGGATTATCCTGGCCGGGAACGTGGGGCAACAGGCTACTGGAACTTTTCGCCATGTGCTGATAAAGCTGACGATAGTCATCCGCCATGTTATCCAATAGCTCCGCACTGCGGGCGAAGTGACCAACCAGTTCCTGACGATAATCTTCCAGTTCGGTTTTGCTTTTCTCCAGCTCATTCTGCAATGCCTGCTGTTGCCGCAGCTTACGGTTACCAAAGCGCATGGCGACAGCACCAATAATAATACCGACAACTAAACCTATCAGCGCATACTCCCAAGTCATAATCGCTCCTATTTTGACGTCGTTGTCCCGTAGGGTTTTTCACTTAATAATAGTCACTATAACCGTTAACCTTGCCTGAGTGGAATCCTGATGCTCGATGACGGAAGGGAATGTTGACCCACCGCAGACATCAAGGTTGTCAACTGCGACGATTACGGCTTAAATCGACGGCAACACACAGCAAAACACGGCTAACTTTTTTCTCAGGGATTGCGATGGCTACTCCACAGATAACACAGCAGCAAACAACACCCTTGGCACTTTATCAGCAGGCGCTTTCCGCCGGTGAATATCAACCGGATGAGGTGCAACGGCAAACGGTTGTGCGTCTGGAAGCGATACATCAGGCGTTATGCGCACGTGCTACTGATGAGCACTCGGGGGCATCCGGCCGCGTGGGGAAATGGCGTAGCTGGCTGGGACTGAATGAGAAACGCGAATCTGCGCCAGTCGAAGGGCTGTACATGTGGGGCGGCGTCGGGCGCGGTAAAACCTGGCTGATGGATATGTTTTTTCACAGCCTGCCTGCTGAGCGCAAGATGCGCCTGCATTTTCATCGTTTTATGCTACGAGTGCATGAAGAACTGAACCAGTTTCAGGGGCAGGAAAATCCACTGGAAAAAGTGGCAGATGGCTTTAAAGCCGAAACCGACGTGCTGTGCTTCGATGAGTTTTTTGTCTCTGATATTACCGACGCTATGCTGCTGGCTGAACTACTGCGTGCGTTGTTTGCCCGCGGTATTGCGCTGGTGGCGACATCGAATATTCCGCCGGACGATCTCTACCGCAATGGACTACAACGCGCCCGTTTTCTTCCTGCGATTGAGCTGATTAAACAGCACTGTGAAGTGCGTAATGTCGATGCGGGTATCGATTATCGTCTACGCACGCTGACGCAGGCACACCTTTATCTGTCTCCGCTGAATGAAGAAACCGATGTCACGATGCAGCAGATGTTTACCCGCCTGACAGGGAAACGTTGGCAGACGCCGGGGCCGATGCTGGAAATCAATCATCGCCCGTTGGCGACGCTCGGCGTGAGTGACGGCGTGCTGGCGGTGGATTTCCACACGCTGTGCACCGAAGCGCGCAGCCAAAATGATTACATCGCGCTTTCGCGCCTCTACCATACGATGCTGCTGCACAATGTGACGGTGATGGAAACGAAGGAAGAAAACACGGCCCGCCGTTTTCTGGCGCTGGTGGACGAGTGCTACGAGCGCCGCATCAAATTGATTATTTCTGCGCAGGCATCCATGTTTGAGATTTATCAGGGAGAACACCTGAAATTTGAATATCAGCGCTGTCTATCCCGTTTGCAGGAAATGCAAAGCGAAGAGTACTTACGACAGCCTCATTTGGCGTAACGCAGGCTGCGGTTTTTTAGTCATTTGCGAGTGAAAAAAGGTCGATCTTTGGGAATGACTTCTCTATAATCTTGCGACCCCACGTTACAACAAAGTTTTTTTCCCAAAAACTTTATAGTGCCGGCAATGGCTATTCGAAGGGGTAGGTTTGCTGGACTTGATGGTCGTGTGAGCCTCAACTGTTTTTGAGCGTTTGGGTGTTCACCAACGTGTAACTAATTATTGGGTAAGCTTTTAATGAAAACTTTTACAGCTAAACCAGAAACCGTAAAACGCGACTGGTACGTTGTTGATGCGAACGGTAAAACTTTAGGCCGTCTCGCTACTGAACTGGCTCGTCGTCTGCGCGGCAAGCATAAAGCGGAATACACCCCGCACGTTGATACAGGTGATTACATCATCGTTCTGAACGCTGACAAAGTTGCTGTAACTGGCAACAAGCGTAACGACAAGATTTATTATCACCACACCGGCCACATCGGTGGTATCAAACAAGCGACCTTTGAAGAGATGATTGCCCGCCGTCCTGAGCGTGTGATTGAAATCGCGGTTAAAGGCATGCTGCCGAAGGGCCCGTTGGGTCGTGCTATGTTCCGTAAACTGAAAGTTTACGCGGGCACCGAGCACAATCACGCGGCACAGCAACCGCAAGTTCTGGACATTTAATCGGGATTATAGGCAATGGCTGAAAATCAATACTACGGCACTGGTCGCCGCAAAAGCTCCGCCGCTCGCGTGTTCATCAAACCGGGCAACGGTAACATCGTTATCAACCAGCGTAGTCTGGAACAGTACTTCGGTCGCGAAACTGCCCGCATGGTAGTTCGCCAGCCGCTGGAACTGGTCGACATGGTTGAGAAACTGGATCTGTACATCACCGTTAAAGGTGGTGGTATCTCTGGTCAGGCTGGTGCGATCCGTCACGGTATCACCCGCGCTCTGATGGAGTATGATGAGTCTCTGCGTAGCGAACTGCGTAAAGCAGGCTTCGTTACTCGTGATGCTCGTCAGGTTGAACGTAAGAAAGTCGGCCTGCGTAAAGCACGTCGTCGTCCTCAGTTCTCCAAGCGTTAATTTCTTGCTGCTTTGCAGCGAAATCAATGCGAAAAACCCGGTGCTGGTCACCGGGTTTTTTATGCCTGAAAATAAATTTCCTCGAAATATACGCTTTACTTTCCGTATGTTAGCGATGAAGTTGCGCTTATATCCCCACAAAACGAACAAAATCTGATAAGCTATTCGCCGATTTTATGCCTGTGTGCCAGCTATCACGTAGCGGTTTAAAACGCTGGATTTTGTCCGGTGACGTTTACACACATTGGCGAGCAGCATTTCGAATAGCGGTTTGCAGGTTATTGACTGCACGGTTATTCGCCATATTTTCTCGATAAACTTGGAGGTTTTCATGGCTGTCGCTGCCAACAAACGTTCGGTAATGACGCTGTTTTCTGGTCCATCCGACATTTTTAGCCATCAGGTACGCATCGTATTGGCGGAAAAAGGTGTGAGTGTCGAGATTGAGCAGGTAGACATGGATAATCTGCCTCAGGATCTTATTGACCTCAATCCTTACGGTTCCGTGCCAACGCTGGTCGATCGCGAACTGACGCTCTATGAATCACGCATCATCATGGAGTATCTGGATGAACGTTTTCCTCATCCTCCGCTAATGCCTGTCTATCCGGTTGCACGCGGTAATAGCCGCCTGATGATGCATCGCATTGAGAGCGACTGGTATTCTTTACTGAAAAAAATTACTCATGGCAGCGCGCAAGAAGCGGACGCGGCGCGTAAGCAACTGCGTGAAGAACTGCTGGCCATCGCTCCGGTGTTCAACGAAGCGCCTTATTTCATGAGTGAAGAGTTCAGCCTGGTAGATTGCTATCTGGCCCCGCTGCTGTGGCGTTTGCCGCAGTTAGGCATTGAGCTGAGTGGTTCGGGCGCGAAAGAGTTGAAAGGCTACATGACACGCGTCTTTGAGCGTGATGCGTTCCTGGCTTCCCTGACGGAAGTGGAACGTGAAATGCGTTTGCAAACCCGAGGTTAAACTGTATGGCGTTGTCTCAACTGTCTCCACGTCGTCCGTATTTATTGCGGGCTTTTTATGATTGGTTGCTGGATAACCAATTAACACCTCACCTGGTGGTAGATGTCACTCTGCCGGGTGTTATGGTGCCGATGGAGTTCGCCCGTGACGGCCAGATCGTGCTGAATATCGCACCGCGCGCTGTTGGCGGCCTTGAGTTAGCTGATGACAGCGTTCGTTTCAATGCCCGTTTTGGTGGTGTACCGCGTCAGGTCTACGTGCCGATGGCGGCCGTAATGGCGATTTATGCACGTGAGAACGGGGCTGGAACGATGTTTGAGCCCGAGCCTGCTTACGAAGAATCCGCAGGTGAATTTGAAGACTTCCAGGAAGGCGCCCCCTCTTCAGGGACGGTAATGTCGATTGTCGAGAGTCCGCCTGATTCTGAAACCCCTAACGATGGTTCCGGTTCTGATGATGAACCGCCACAGCCGCCTAAAGGTGGCAGACCGTCGCTGAGGGTGGTTAAATAATGCACTTTCAAGGGCACCACTGCGGTGCCCTTTCTTATTTTTCGTGTTGCTAGCTGAAAATAGTGTTAACTGAAATTGCCCTTAACTGAATACCATTCCGCCATCAATCAATAGCGATTGCCCCGTCATATAGTCAGAATCGTGGCTGGCCAGATAGGATACGCAGGCAGCGACATCTTCTGGTTCAGAAAGGCGACCCAGCGTAATACGTTTGGCGAATTCTTCTGTCGCATAGCCACGCGGTTTCCCTGCGGATTCAGAGATCTTCCGATCGATTTCATCCCACATTGGTGTTTTTACGATACCCGGGCAGTAACCGTTGACCGTGATGCCTAACGGCGCTAAATCGCGTGCGGCAGTTTGCGTCAGACCACGAACCGCAAATTTACTTGAGCTGTAGACGGCGAGTTCAGGGTTGCCCACATGTCCGGCCTGCGAACAGGCGTTGATGATTTTTCCGCCGTGACCCAGAGATTTAAAGGCGTCGAGCGCAGCCTGAATCCCCCAGATAACGCCTTTGACGTTGATGTTATAAACGCGATCGATGACTTCCGGCGTGATGTCTTCAATCAGCGTTGAAGGGGCAACGCCAGCGTTATTGACGATGACGTTAAAGTCACCAAAGCGCTTTTTAGCTGCGGCAACGGCTGCGAAAACGGCCTCACGATCCGCGACGTCTGCCTGTAATGCGATAGCCTGTCCGCCAGCTTTTTCGATTTCTTGCGCCACGCTGCGCGCGGTTTCCTGATTGTAATCCACGATGGCGACGGCAAAACCGTCGGCCGCCAGTCTGAGAGCAATAGCGCGGCCAATACCTTGACCGGCTCCTGTTACAAGGGCCACTTCGACTGTCATAGTTCCTCCTTAATGAAATCCAATCTCAATAAAGACAAGTAAATGCCGGAGGTAAGTGTAGGCCTTTAACGTGATATTGCAGGATTTATTACGAAAAGTTCTTTAGGGAGAAGTGGAAAGATAAAGGTTTTATTGGACTTTATGGTGTGATGTTCCGCAGGGAGATGAGCTGATTGTCATCGGCTGCTAACCGAAATTTCAGGTAAGGGCGGAAAAAGAAAAGGGCAGCCAGTGCTGCCCTTAAGAGAAGTGAGTCGTTCTTACACTTCCAGATAGTTCATGATGCCATCAGCCGCTTTACGGCCTTCTGCGATGGCGGTGACCACCAGATCGGAACCACGTACCGCATCGCCGCCCGCAAAAATTTTCGGGTTACTGGTCTGGAAGGCGTTATCACAGCTTTCTGGTGCGACAATGCGACCTTGATCGTCCAGTTTGACGTCATGCTCTGCCAGCCACGCCATTTTGTGCGGACGGAAGCCGAACGCCATGATGACCGCATCGGCTTCCAGAACGTGTTCGGAACCCTCTACGATTTCAGGACGGCGACGCCCGTTGGCATCTGGTGCACCCAGTGCAGTACGCGCC
The genomic region above belongs to Pectobacterium colocasium and contains:
- the rplM gene encoding 50S ribosomal protein L13; protein product: MKTFTAKPETVKRDWYVVDANGKTLGRLATELARRLRGKHKAEYTPHVDTGDYIIVLNADKVAVTGNKRNDKIYYHHTGHIGGIKQATFEEMIARRPERVIEIAVKGMLPKGPLGRAMFRKLKVYAGTEHNHAAQQPQVLDI
- the rpsI gene encoding 30S ribosomal protein S9; the encoded protein is MAENQYYGTGRRKSSAARVFIKPGNGNIVINQRSLEQYFGRETARMVVRQPLELVDMVEKLDLYITVKGGGISGQAGAIRHGITRALMEYDESLRSELRKAGFVTRDARQVERKKVGLRKARRRPQFSKR
- a CDS encoding (S)-acetoin forming diacetyl reductase, with protein sequence MTVEVALVTGAGQGIGRAIALRLAADGFAVAIVDYNQETARSVAQEIEKAGGQAIALQADVADREAVFAAVAAAKKRFGDFNVIVNNAGVAPSTLIEDITPEVIDRVYNINVKGVIWGIQAALDAFKSLGHGGKIINACSQAGHVGNPELAVYSSSKFAVRGLTQTAARDLAPLGITVNGYCPGIVKTPMWDEIDRKISESAGKPRGYATEEFAKRITLGRLSEPEDVAACVSYLASHDSDYMTGQSLLIDGGMVFS
- the zapG gene encoding Z-ring associated protein ZapG, whose protein sequence is MTWEYALIGLVVGIIIGAVAMRFGNRKLRQQQALQNELEKSKTELEDYRQELVGHFARSAELLDNMADDYRQLYQHMAKSSSSLLPHVPGQDNPFKYRLTESEADNDQAPVNMPPRDYSDGASGLLRGERPIRK
- the sspA gene encoding stringent starvation protein SspA; its protein translation is MAVAANKRSVMTLFSGPSDIFSHQVRIVLAEKGVSVEIEQVDMDNLPQDLIDLNPYGSVPTLVDRELTLYESRIIMEYLDERFPHPPLMPVYPVARGNSRLMMHRIESDWYSLLKKITHGSAQEADAARKQLREELLAIAPVFNEAPYFMSEEFSLVDCYLAPLLWRLPQLGIELSGSGAKELKGYMTRVFERDAFLASLTEVEREMRLQTRG
- the sspB gene encoding ClpXP protease specificity-enhancing factor, whose amino-acid sequence is MALSQLSPRRPYLLRAFYDWLLDNQLTPHLVVDVTLPGVMVPMEFARDGQIVLNIAPRAVGGLELADDSVRFNARFGGVPRQVYVPMAAVMAIYARENGAGTMFEPEPAYEESAGEFEDFQEGAPSSGTVMSIVESPPDSETPNDGSGSDDEPPQPPKGGRPSLRVVK
- the degQ gene encoding serine endoprotease DegQ is translated as MKKTSLLFSALAMSIGLTLSTLPAAHAALPAVVQGQQTPSLAPMLEKVLPAVVSVHVEGTQVQRQRVPEEFKFFFGPNFPSDKQSSRPFEGLGSGVIIDAAKGYVLTNNHVINNADKIRVQLNDGREYEAKLIGRDEQTDIALLQLNDAKNLVAVKMADSDQLRVGDFAVAVGNPFGLGQTATSGIISALGRSGLNLEGLENFIQTDASINRGNSGGALVNLNGELIGINTAILAPGGGNIGIGFAIPSNMAQNLAQQLVEFGEVKRGLLGIKGSEMTSEMAKAFNVDAQRGAFVSEVLPKSAAAKAGIKAGDVLTTLDGKPISSFAELRAKVGTTAPGKTVKIGLLRDGKPQEVSVVLDNSSSASTSAETLSPSLQGASLTNGQLKDGSKGVQIDSVAKDTPAAQVGLQKGDIIIGVNRERIENITQLRKLLEAKPSVLALNIVRGEETIYLLLR
- the zapE gene encoding cell division protein ZapE; the encoded protein is MATPQITQQQTTPLALYQQALSAGEYQPDEVQRQTVVRLEAIHQALCARATDEHSGASGRVGKWRSWLGLNEKRESAPVEGLYMWGGVGRGKTWLMDMFFHSLPAERKMRLHFHRFMLRVHEELNQFQGQENPLEKVADGFKAETDVLCFDEFFVSDITDAMLLAELLRALFARGIALVATSNIPPDDLYRNGLQRARFLPAIELIKQHCEVRNVDAGIDYRLRTLTQAHLYLSPLNEETDVTMQQMFTRLTGKRWQTPGPMLEINHRPLATLGVSDGVLAVDFHTLCTEARSQNDYIALSRLYHTMLLHNVTVMETKEENTARRFLALVDECYERRIKLIISAQASMFEIYQGEHLKFEYQRCLSRLQEMQSEEYLRQPHLA